The genomic region CATGCTGACAATTGTTGGTGGACTTTCTTACGAAAAGGATGTACACAGGCTGAAAAAGTTTGCAAAAGAAATTACGGTAGAAAACGGGGTGCAATTTGTAGGATTTGTTCCTCACAGAGATATAAAAAAATATTTAAAGGAGGCAGATGTTGGAGTTATTCCATTGACTGATAATGTAATGAGTAGATACTTTACATCTCCTTTGAAGCTGTTTGAGTATATGGCAGCAGGATTACCGATAGTTGCATCTAATCTCCCAACAATAAGAGAAATACTCATAGATCACAAAAATGCTGTGCTGGTTAAGCCGGGGGACTCAAAAGATCTAGCGCAAGGAATCAAAGAACTGCTTGATAATCATGAACTTGCAAACAAGTTATCGCAAAAAGCTTATGAAGATGTTAAGCAGTATAGCTGGGATATGAGAGCAGAAAGAATAGTAAAGGTACTTGGTGAAAACTAGACATAGAATAAAAAAGAATATTTTGTATGTGCTGAATGCATTGCTATGGGCGTTCTCTTCTTTACCTGAGATTCATAGGAAGAAACCAATAAATATAAATTTTGTCTTTCATGCTGAAGCAATAGCGAATAGGAAGATGTTTGATAAGCTTATGGATTTCTGCAAAAAGTTTCTTGATAATACTCATGCAAAGGTGACTTTATGTATTACAACGCCATTTTGTCCTCAAACACAGCGCCAGTTGAATGAATTTAATATCACTACCGGTGAGTATGGAGAAAGGGTGAAAAAGGTATCTGAATTTGCTGAAATTGGATATCACGGGCACTTTTTTACCCCATTATCAAATAAACGTGCTCTGTCGCCGATAAACCATTTAAACTATAATTTCCAACTTATTAAAGAACAAATGAAGAAAGAGATTTTTTGGCTCCAAAAAGAGAGTATAACTCCCATAACCTATGTTGCTGGATGGTGGTTTCTTACTGACGACATAATAGAACAACTGGAAAGTTTTGGCATAAGAATTGACTGCTCTATTCGTAGAAATCATACAAATAGTTTTGGGGAGAAGTTTATCGACGACAGCAAGATTCCTCGAAGAGGAGAACCATTTATCCTTTCTTCATCAAAAAGAATAATAGAGATTCAAAGTATTTTTTATCCTATTCATCATCCGAGATTAACACTGAATATGCTAAAGAATGTTATAGATTTTAGAGCGGATAAAGAACTTTTTCTTGTTTTTCCTTCTCACGAAGGAGAGCTTTTGGATTTTAATAGAGAATTTTGGGCAAACATTAAGACGCTTAATAAGTTGAGATATATTAAGTGGACAGATCTCAGCGAAATGAATAGACTTGCAAGAGCGGAATGGAAACTATGAATTTAAAATTTAAAATAAGAGAAGCGACAGACCAGGACAGTGAAAACTGGGATAAATTCGTAGAGCATAATAATGGAAGTTTTTATCAGTGTTACAAGTGGCGTTTTGTATACAAAGAGCAAGGCGTTAAAACATTTTATCTAATAGCGCATGATGAAAAAGACAACATAGCAGGCATATTCCCCTTTGTAAAGATTTCTATGTTTCTAAATGACAGCATACATTCAATGCCTCATGGAGGAACTTATGGTGGCCTGCTGAGTAGAAGTAGCGAAGTTAAAACTGCATTAATGAAGAGAATGGATGAGATATGCCTTAAGGAGAATGTAGTATATACTCACATTCTAATGAATCCTCATATGGATAATTCTGAGTTAATCAAATGTTTAGGTTCCGTTGGTTATAAGCCAAGATATACTGCCGAAAAATCCCCAAAAACGTTTGTATTAAATACACAGGATTATAAAACAATATGGGATGAATTATTCAATACAAAGGTAAGAAATCAGGTTAGAAAGGCGGCAAAGAATGGAGTAGAAATAATCAGGAATGACAGGGATATGTTGGCTAAATATTATTTCATTCTGATAGAAAACAGAAAAAAGCTAAAGACAAAAATTATGCAAAAGGAAGTATTTTATAAAATACTGGATCTATTTCAAGAGCATACAAAACTATATCTTGCCGTATACAAACGTAAGCTTATAGCAGGTGCCTATTGTTTTGATTTTCAGAATATCAGGTATCTTTTTGATAATGTTTCTATCCCCGAGTATATGAAATACTGCCCGAACAACCTACTTTATAGTGAAATGATAAG from bacterium harbors:
- a CDS encoding peptidoglycan bridge formation glycyltransferase FemA/FemB family protein, whose protein sequence is MNLKFKIREATDQDSENWDKFVEHNNGSFYQCYKWRFVYKEQGVKTFYLIAHDEKDNIAGIFPFVKISMFLNDSIHSMPHGGTYGGLLSRSSEVKTALMKRMDEICLKENVVYTHILMNPHMDNSELIKCLGSVGYKPRYTAEKSPKTFVLNTQDYKTIWDELFNTKVRNQVRKAAKNGVEIIRNDRDMLAKYYFILIENRKKLKTKIMQKEVFYKILDLFQEHTKLYLAVYKRKLIAGAYCFDFQNIRYLFDNVSIPEYMKYCPNNLLYSEMIRDACDNSSIDKFDFGGTTPNSSHFHWKKQYGGTPMPLQYYEKVYSPAKKFLREKTVRPRVIIRKLIWSKLVSQEQANKMSSKTRKFLEWF